The sequence below is a genomic window from Sorangiineae bacterium MSr12523.
CGCCGAGACCAGAGGGAACATCACGCGAGCTGCTGCGCTCCTAGGGATGAAGCGACCGCGCCTCTCGCAACTGGTCAAGCAATACGGACTTCTTGCTGTGGTGGAGGGGTCGTGATGAAACGGTCCAACATTATGTATCAGCGTTCGCTCTGGGTATTTGTAGCGGCGGGCATGATGATGCTCGGCTCAGCTTTCGTCTTGACCGGATGTGCCGGAGACACAGACCCTGGCGAGGAACAACGCGCACCTCAAGTTGAAGACGAAACCGTGAACAGCGGAGGACAGCCTTCGCCGGTTCCTGCTTCGCCCGCACAACTGATTGGCACTGAGACTCAGTCCGAGCCGACCCCCGTCCCGCCGGTCGCCCCCAAGGGGCTAGATGGCGTTAGCGGCACGGCGGACGCTCAACCCTCCCCGGTACCGCCGCACCCGTCATCGTTCAGCGCGCGGAGCCCAAACGAGGTTCCGACTGAACCGACTCCCGTTCCAGCGTTCACCAAATAGCGGGTGGAGGATCTCCGTCCCCGGACGACGCTCTTCTGTGCAGTCCTGGCGCTCGCGATTGCGCTTTCAATGCTGCTTCGCGGGCGCCGCGGCGTCCATTGGCTCTTCGCGGCCTTCTCTCTAGAAGTCGCACTTTGGTGGGGCAGTCAATCGCTCTTCGGGCTGTTTCAGGCGACCATTTGGGCACGTGCCACCGCGGTGCTCACCGTGCTGTTGCCACAGTTCGCGGTGCACCTATTTCAATCGATCGTACCGCTCGACAGTGACGCCGAGCGGCCCTCGACACTGACGAAGTTCGCGACGGCGGTCGGTATACCGGTCCTCGTTCTCGAATTATCGCCGTATCACGAGACGCCGTTTGCATTGGGGCTCACGTACTTCTACGTGTTCGGCCTCATTGCGGCCGCATTGGTATCATTGGCGCTTCGCGGGCGAAAAAGCCCTTCACGCGCGGTGCGCGATCGCGTGAACTTCCTCGTTGCCGTCGGTGCCGCGGCCACGACGTTTACGCTCGCCGACTTTCTCTCATTCTTGGGCGTGTACCTGCCGCCGATCGGCGCAGTGCTATCCATCGTCTTTCTCTTCGTGCTCGCCGAGTCGCTTGCGCGGCCACGGCTAGCAGACCTCTACGAAATGGCGGGCCGGCTGCTCGTGGCTACGGCGCTCGCCTTCGCGCTGGCCGGCATCTTCTACGTATTCGTCACGTACATTGGCCGCTTCAACACGATGTATTTGAACGCGGTCCTCGCCGCCATCGTATTCTTGGTCCTCTTCGAGCCGCTGCAGAACGAAGTCGAAACGCGGATGCATCAGTTCTTCTTCCGCGAGCGCTACGACCTAGAGACGAGCATCGACGAGCTGAAGCGCCGTCTTTCGCACGTCCTCGAGATCGACGAAATGGCCGAAACGGTGCTCGCGGGCCTGGAAAGCTCGCACCGGGTCACTTCGTGCGCAATCTACCTGCGCGATCAGGACGGCAACGGCTTCGACATGATCGGCAGCGTCGGGGACGAACCGGTCATGCGACTCGAGACACTCTCGGTTCGCCCGCTCCTCGATCGCCTTCAGGCGACCGTCTCCCTTTCGCTGGAGGAGATTGCTCGCGAGCAGAAGGATTCGCCGTTGCTGACGGTTGCCTCAGCAACCCTCGGACCGCATAAAAACTCCGTCCTTTTGGCCGTCAAAGGCGACGAAGGCGAAATCGTCGGTGTCATTTGTATTGCCGATGAGCGAATGCGCGATGCCTTCACACCCGAGGAAATTGCCCTACTCGAAACGGTTGCATCCCAGATCGGCGTGGCCATCGCGAACAGCCGCATCTATTCGCGAATGAAGGAACGCGACCGCCTCGCCGCACTCGGCGCCATGGCGGCCGGTCTCGCCCACGAAGTCAAGAACCCATTGGGCGCAATCAAAGGAGCCGCACAACTCCTCGAGGAAAGCGAAGAGGGAGCATCCGCCCCGGGCGCGTCCGATAGCCGTGAGTTCGTCGGCATCATCCTCGAAGAAGTGGACCGCTTGAACCGCGTCGTCGCGAGCTTCCTCGACTACGCGCGTCCTCACGCCGGTAATCCCATTCCACTCGATATCAACGCGGCCGTACGCCGCACGATGCAGATCCTCACCAGCCAAAAGGCCGAATCCCTCGAGTTCCGAATGGAGCTCACCGAGCCGCTTCCTCGGGCAAAAATCGACGCCGAGCAGTTCCGCCAGGTTCTCATCAACGTCATTCAAAACGGCGCTCAAGCCATGGATGGCCGTGGACGCATCACCGTGAGCACTGCACGCCGCACCCGGCGCCGGCCATGGCCTTCGCGCCAAGAGAGCGAGCGCCCAGCCGTGAGCGAGCGTTCCTTGACGAACGAAGTCGAAATGGTCGAGGTCTCCGTCCGCGACACCGGCCCAGGTATCTCGCAGAAGGTGCTGAAGCACATTTTCGTCCCGTTCTTCACGACGAAAGAGCAAGGAACGGGGCTCGGGCTCGCGATCAGTCAAAGCATCGTCCAGAACGCGGGCGGCATCATCGACGTCCAGACGCAGGCAGGAGCAGGAACGACGTTCACGATTCTCCTCCCGGCGGCTACGGACACGCTGCGCACGCCGCTCGGAACACCGACACCGACGAATCTGCTGACAAGTAGCTAACCTTCGCAGCCCAACGCTTTGCTGCGCTTTTTGGCTTCGTCAGCTGTCACGGATCGCGGCTTTGCCTTACCCCACCGCCGCCGGACGACACCATACGCACTGCAGGCGCCCGGCAGGTCACCGATTCGTTCCCTTGCCTGACCAAGCCAGAGATACGTCCGTGTGTTGTCGAGCGGATTGAACATCATGCCACCCGCGCCGACCAAACGCTCGATGCGATACTTTCCCAAGTTCGCTCCGACTCTCGTCAGGAGGCGCTTGGGGGGAACAGGCTCGGTCGCTTCCGCGTCCTTCACCGCTTGCACCCAAGGGCCCGAACTCGTTTTCGCGCATCGTCCGCCGTGAGAGAGCGCGGTTTGGCTTTGCCCCATATCTTGAGCACGGCGTCGTAGGCAGCGCAGGCACCAGCCGCATCGTTGACGCGCTCTTTGGCTTGCCCGAGCCAATAGTAGGCGCGCGGTCCGTAGAGCGGATTGTGGATACCGTTGCAATTCTTGGTGGCCGATTCGAGCACCGCGACGGCCTCCTCGTTCTCACCAACGGCCAATGCAATTCGCCCTTCCGCAAGTCGAGCTTGGCTCCGCGCTTCGCGTCGTTCGCCCAGCAACGATGCACTTGCGAGCTCATTAGGCCGCTGACTCCAGGCTTGCTGCGCAAGGTCTCGAATGGTGCTCACGGGTCCCCAGCGATATCCCCAGAGCTGCCGCAGGGTAAAATTCGAGTGAACGCGAGCTGCCCACAAATCCGTTTCGGTTTGCCAGCGTGAAAGCGTGATCTTGTCTCGCGCGAGCAATGTACCCCAAAGGAACGGCTCGTCTTTCGCAGGCCAGTAACCGTCGGCCAGAGCCCCCTTGCGACGCAGGACTTGCTCCGCCAGCTTTGCAGCTGCTTCACCCCGTCCCGTTTCAATCAACAAATCGACCATGAATGCACTCGCGTTGAGACGGTCGAACTCCATGGACGAATCGCGCGCGAGTTCGATCAATTGCTGCGAGAGTTCTTCGGCCTTCGCCAAGTCACCGTTTAGAACGGTCAATGCAATACGGTAGCGCGTGAAGAAGATATCTCTTCTTGGTCCCGGATAGTTGTTTCGCGCCTGTTCGAGCGCGAGCTCTACGCTTTCCGTGGGTGCTCCCTCGAGAAAAAGCGCGTTCGCCAAATCGACATACGACCAGTATGCACTGGGCACCGTTGCAATCCACCTTCGCGCGTCGGCGGCAATTTCCCCACATTGGCCGCTCGCCTGCCTCGCAGTGATTCTTTCCGTGAGGCAATCCGCCGCACCTGGCGCTACTTCGAGACATTTGTCGAGGGCAGCGATGGCTTCGTCATATTTCCCTAGATAGATGAGGGCTTGCGCTTCCTGTTGCCAGGAATCGGCATATCGAGGGTCAATGGTCAGGGAGCGTATCGTAACATCGAGAACGTGTTCCACCTCCGAGGCACTCGTGGCAGACATCATGTGGGCGCGTCCTGCGTTGTACAGAATTTGCGCATCCAGCGGGAATCGCTCCGCCAGAACGTCCAGCCGTCGTGCCCACTCACTGCGATCGGCCGGCTCGGACAAGATGAGCGGGGACAATGCATCGAGCATCGCGCGATCTCGTTCGCTCATCGCATCCCGAAGGGAAAGCGCCCGTCGATACTGCTCGCGCACCTCGGTGATCGTATTGAAGGCATACGTGATCAATGAAAGCTGCACGGCTGCCTCGGGGCATGTGGGATCGGCAACCGTCGCTTTCTGAAATTCAGTGGAAGCTACTTCCCAAGAAGCTCCCTGCACCGCAGTGAGTCCTGCCCGATAGTGAGCCTCCGCTTCCTTGCTGCAGATGGACGAGATGGGAAGGTGCAAAATCGTCGTAGGTGTGAGCGAGGGCACCACCGAGGAGGAGGACACGGTACGGGATTGACGCAGACGAATCGCGAAAAACGTCACACCCGAAATCAATACGAGTAACGTTACGAGCAAGGCGGCGGCGCGTCTTCGTTTTCGAGGCAATGCTCCTGGCGCCGCCACCCCCGCGGCCAGCACGGTTTGATGTTGCCCCTCTTCTGACGTCCGTGGATCACGCGTACTTCTGCCAGTTTCCTGCATTGCGGAGGGAAGCCGCTGTTCGGTATCCGCTGGCACGTCTTGAGCACGGCGTCGCGGTGGCAATGTCTCGCTGGAGTTAACATCGTCGACGGTGACCGACAACTCCGAGACGAGTTTGGCGCGAACGTCGGACGCCACGTCGAGAATTGACTTACCCAAGGCGGGTTCGAAGGCCGACGCCAGAGCGTCACGCATTTCCTTCGCGGAAGGCCATCGTTGGCTCGGAGCGAACGCTAGGGCCTTATCCACGAACTGCACGATCGAGTCGGGCAGCTCCGGTGCGACTTCTGCCAGTGACCGTGCGCGTCTCGTCGCCGCGGCCGCCAATTGAGCACCTGCGCTATCGGCTTCGTGCACATACCGTCCCGACAACAGCGCGAAAATGGTCGCCCCGACCGCCCAGCAATCGCTGTGTGGACCGATGGCAGGGCGCTCCCCCAATGCTTGCTCGGGGGGCATGAACGCGGGCGTGCCCATCATGTGAGCTGTTGCACTCCCCGTTCCTCCCCCAACGAGACGCCGCGCGATGCCGAAGTCCAGCACGCGAACACGCCCCATCGAAGTAACGAACAAATTGTCAGGTTTGATATCGCGATGCACGATACCTTTGCCATGCGCAGCCTGAAGCACGTCGAGCACGTCGTCGATGACAACCGCCACCTCGGCGACCGGCAAACGTCTATTCTTACTTTCCCATCGACGGCGAAGAGTTTCCCCCTCGAGCAGTGGCATCACGATATACGGACATCCTTGCTCGTCCTCATCGTCATCGAGAACGTTGACCGCTCCCGGGTGTTCTACCTCATTCGCGACATAGGCCTCGCGGCTAAAGAGGCGCCGCACATCGAAGTCGTCGACGTAGTGCTCGAACAGAAATTTCACGGCGACTCGATGACCATTGCGATGTGTCGCAGCGTAGACCGCGGCCATACCACCCATGCCAATCAGTCGTTCAATACGGTACTTTCCGACGTCCTTTCCAACTCGGGCCAACAGGCGCTTCGGCACATACGACAGCGAATCCCCATCACGGGTCACAGCGTGCACCCGAGTGCGTGAGCGCGCTTCTTGGCGTTTTCCGCCGTGACGGACCGCGGCTTGGCATTGCCCCAGCGCTGCAACACGACGCCGTACGCGTTGCAAGCGCCCGCCACGTCACCGGTGTACTCTTTCGCCTGTCCGAGCCAGAAATGGGCACGCGTGTTCGGGAACGGTTGCTCCAGCCTGAAGCAAGGTTTGACGGAAGCTTCGAGCGATTTGACGGCACTCTCGTATTCGCCCGCTG
It includes:
- a CDS encoding tetratricopeptide repeat protein, which encodes MSSSSVVPSLTPTTILHLPISSICSKEAEAHYRAGLTAVQGASWEVASTEFQKATVADPTCPEAAVQLSLITYAFNTITEVREQYRRALSLRDAMSERDRAMLDALSPLILSEPADRSEWARRLDVLAERFPLDAQILYNAGRAHMMSATSASEVEHVLDVTIRSLTIDPRYADSWQQEAQALIYLGKYDEAIAALDKCLEVAPGAADCLTERITARQASGQCGEIAADARRWIATVPSAYWSYVDLANALFLEGAPTESVELALEQARNNYPGPRRDIFFTRYRIALTVLNGDLAKAEELSQQLIELARDSSMEFDRLNASAFMVDLLIETGRGEAAAKLAEQVLRRKGALADGYWPAKDEPFLWGTLLARDKITLSRWQTETDLWAARVHSNFTLRQLWGYRWGPVSTIRDLAQQAWSQRPNELASASLLGERREARSQARLAEGRIALAVGENEEAVAVLESATKNCNGIHNPLYGPRAYYWLGQAKERVNDAAGACAAYDAVLKIWGKAKPRSLTADDARKRVRALGCKR
- a CDS encoding ATP-binding protein translates to MLLRGRRGVHWLFAAFSLEVALWWGSQSLFGLFQATIWARATAVLTVLLPQFAVHLFQSIVPLDSDAERPSTLTKFATAVGIPVLVLELSPYHETPFALGLTYFYVFGLIAAALVSLALRGRKSPSRAVRDRVNFLVAVGAAATTFTLADFLSFLGVYLPPIGAVLSIVFLFVLAESLARPRLADLYEMAGRLLVATALAFALAGIFYVFVTYIGRFNTMYLNAVLAAIVFLVLFEPLQNEVETRMHQFFFRERYDLETSIDELKRRLSHVLEIDEMAETVLAGLESSHRVTSCAIYLRDQDGNGFDMIGSVGDEPVMRLETLSVRPLLDRLQATVSLSLEEIAREQKDSPLLTVASATLGPHKNSVLLAVKGDEGEIVGVICIADERMRDAFTPEEIALLETVASQIGVAIANSRIYSRMKERDRLAALGAMAAGLAHEVKNPLGAIKGAAQLLEESEEGASAPGASDSREFVGIILEEVDRLNRVVASFLDYARPHAGNPIPLDINAAVRRTMQILTSQKAESLEFRMELTEPLPRAKIDAEQFRQVLINVIQNGAQAMDGRGRITVSTARRTRRRPWPSRQESERPAVSERSLTNEVEMVEVSVRDTGPGISQKVLKHIFVPFFTTKEQGTGLGLAISQSIVQNAGGIIDVQTQAGAGTTFTILLPAATDTLRTPLGTPTPTNLLTSS